A region from the Lentimonas sp. CC4 genome encodes:
- a CDS encoding (2Fe-2S)-binding protein: protein MDLELNINGTVHALENADPNMPLLWALRDTLGLTGTKYGCGIAQCGACTVHLNGAPIRACSLPLAAAAGGEITTIEGLSEDGSHPVQQAWIEEDVPQCGYCQAGQIMSAVALLQQNPNPNYNDIDQFMAGNLCRCGTYPRIRKAIQSAAQKLAQ from the coding sequence ATGGATCTCGAATTAAACATCAACGGCACAGTGCATGCACTCGAAAATGCCGACCCAAACATGCCACTCCTATGGGCATTACGCGACACACTAGGACTAACCGGGACGAAGTATGGCTGCGGCATCGCTCAGTGCGGCGCCTGCACCGTGCACTTAAACGGCGCACCCATTCGCGCCTGCTCACTCCCCTTGGCCGCAGCGGCCGGTGGTGAAATCACAACGATCGAGGGACTGTCCGAAGATGGCAGTCACCCGGTGCAACAAGCATGGATCGAAGAAGACGTGCCACAATGCGGCTATTGCCAAGCGGGGCAAATCATGTCGGCCGTCGCGCTCCTGCAGCAGAACCCGAACCCCAACTACAACGACATCGATCAATTCATGGCAGGTAACCTCTGCCGTTGCGGCACCTACCCACGCATCCGCAAAGCCATTCAATCCGCAGCCCAGAAACTCGCCCAATGA
- a CDS encoding nucleotidyltransferase family protein, giving the protein MLNQSTQIGAVILAAGSSSRLGTPKQLVTHNGTNLLEQTIQAVRSASNGPILIVTGAHAERIEATLSSLTQKNIRIHRNTNWESGMGNSLAHGVSALLENAPHLSAILVSVCDQLHINAIHIDTLIDRSTQQPDGIVASKYGDTIGPPVLFPKTYFTDLKNCSGNKGAKAILSHNLNAVVTVDFPNGEVDIDTPDDLKLLPS; this is encoded by the coding sequence ATGCTAAATCAGAGCACACAGATCGGTGCGGTTATCTTAGCCGCAGGCTCATCCAGTCGCCTCGGCACACCGAAGCAATTGGTCACACACAACGGAACAAACCTACTCGAACAGACGATCCAAGCAGTGCGCTCCGCAAGCAACGGCCCAATTCTAATCGTCACAGGGGCGCACGCCGAGCGCATCGAAGCAACGCTATCCTCCCTCACCCAGAAAAATATACGAATCCATCGCAACACTAATTGGGAATCCGGAATGGGTAACAGTCTCGCTCACGGAGTCTCCGCTCTACTGGAAAACGCCCCGCACTTATCCGCGATCCTAGTGTCCGTTTGCGATCAACTACATATCAACGCCATACACATAGACACCCTGATCGATCGATCCACACAACAGCCGGATGGCATTGTGGCATCCAAATACGGCGACACGATTGGGCCGCCCGTTCTATTTCCCAAAACATACTTCACAGACCTCAAGAACTGCTCTGGCAATAAAGGCGCTAAGGCCATCCTATCCCACAACCTCAACGCCGTCGTCACGGTCGATTTCCCCAACGGAGAAGTGGATATCGATACACCGGACGACCTCAAATTACTCCCCTCTTAA